One genomic segment of Bacteroidota bacterium includes these proteins:
- a CDS encoding PorP/SprF family type IX secretion system membrane protein produces MRRLFTQTILFSLLLLSQLGRAQDWHYSQFHASPLMVNPGFTGLFNGDIRFITNYKDQWSFAAPYRTFSFSADGAFAILKNGDFASGGLQVLADRAGDLNFTTLKTAASFSYSKALSGYGNHFLTLGFEAGVNRRYVDYTKMVAFDPEPYATSVDNNFNFADISTGLTWYFLPSDEIYVYAGGSIFHLNQPNQSFLQDGSDILERRYSLQAGMQFPVSDNVNLLPSLLYNEQGPHREFVIGTYLKYKLSHVTVRQETAMYVGVWYRNKDAVVTSIRFDHNNVIAGISYDINTSTLSAASYGRGGLELNLIYILDKKFNSAKRMKNRSYQCPKF; encoded by the coding sequence ATGAGAAGACTTTTTACCCAAACAATCCTTTTTTCATTACTGCTACTGTCGCAATTAGGTAGAGCACAGGACTGGCACTATTCGCAGTTTCATGCTTCACCGTTAATGGTAAATCCCGGATTCACCGGTTTGTTTAATGGAGATATTCGCTTTATAACCAATTATAAAGATCAATGGAGTTTTGCAGCACCATATCGTACTTTTTCATTTTCTGCAGATGGTGCTTTTGCTATTTTAAAGAATGGTGATTTCGCAAGTGGTGGGCTTCAGGTATTAGCTGATAGAGCAGGCGATTTGAATTTTACTACTTTAAAAACTGCTGCGAGTTTCTCTTATAGTAAAGCATTAAGTGGGTATGGAAATCATTTTCTTACACTTGGTTTTGAAGCGGGTGTAAATCGTCGTTATGTGGATTATACTAAAATGGTAGCATTCGATCCGGAGCCATACGCTACCTCCGTAGATAACAATTTTAATTTTGCTGATATTTCAACGGGGCTTACATGGTATTTTCTTCCCAGCGATGAAATTTATGTGTATGCAGGAGGTTCTATTTTTCATTTGAATCAACCTAATCAAAGTTTTTTACAAGATGGAAGTGATATTCTTGAACGTCGTTATTCATTACAAGCAGGTATGCAATTTCCAGTTTCAGATAATGTAAATTTATTGCCAAGTTTATTATATAATGAGCAAGGACCGCATCGTGAATTTGTAATTGGAACTTATCTCAAATATAAATTAAGCCATGTAACTGTACGACAAGAAACTGCAATGTATGTGGGTGTATGGTATAGAAATAAAGATGCGGTAGTTACTTCAATTCGTTTTGATCATAATAATGTGATTGCAGGAATTAGTTATGATATTAATACAAGTACCTTGTCTGCTGCCAGCTATGGTAGAGGTGGATTAGAACTTAATTTGATTTATATTTTGGATAAGAAATTTAATTCTGCAAAACGCATGAAGAACAGAAGCTATCAATGTCCGAAGTTCTAA
- a CDS encoding oligosaccharide flippase family protein: MLIGIILSKSGIAQSEIGNYETLLLLTGLTSFFWVNAVLSIYIQRFVKAENKNRLIDSTLLIFISISFLLSLLILLLEPTIRNTFDISHTLVLQLALLLPAQNISYFSEHYFLSVKKGKPLLILTLAHAILLPIIVLIIALTTLNITLIIWGIISFHLVKIIFTYVMYLFAGKPVADKAEVKSVLQLALPLGISFMLGGASIYVDGIIINTHFDKATFAMYQYGAREFPLAMILAGAVNLSMIGIIAANSITGISALKQNTSALMHKIFPAGILLMCISKFAFPVVFNPQFSESFIYFNIYLLLIIPRTLLPQSILMAFEKNNFLMWVSIIEFILNIVLSLLFLSLIGLPGVALGTVAAYIFEKIAFTIKLKSLHIAPKNYIPLPLFFIYSALLIITFIFTTLPYL; this comes from the coding sequence TTGCTTATTGGAATTATCTTATCAAAATCTGGTATAGCACAATCTGAAATTGGAAATTATGAAACACTGCTTTTACTCACCGGACTAACAAGTTTCTTTTGGGTGAATGCGGTGCTATCTATATACATACAGCGATTTGTAAAAGCAGAAAATAAAAACAGATTAATTGATTCAACACTTCTCATTTTTATATCTATTTCCTTTCTGTTATCTCTTTTAATTTTATTATTAGAACCGACAATAAGAAATACGTTTGATATTTCTCATACACTTGTTTTACAACTTGCACTTTTGTTGCCGGCTCAAAACATTTCTTATTTCTCCGAACATTATTTTTTATCTGTTAAAAAAGGTAAACCACTTTTAATTCTTACGCTTGCGCATGCAATCCTGCTTCCAATAATCGTATTAATTATTGCACTTACAACTCTTAATATCACTTTGATTATTTGGGGAATCATTTCCTTCCATTTGGTGAAAATAATCTTCACTTATGTTATGTATTTATTTGCAGGTAAACCAGTAGCTGATAAAGCAGAAGTAAAATCGGTATTGCAACTTGCGCTTCCACTTGGAATCAGTTTTATGTTGGGTGGTGCATCCATTTATGTTGATGGAATTATTATCAATACACATTTTGACAAGGCAACATTTGCAATGTATCAATACGGCGCACGAGAATTTCCTTTGGCAATGATTTTAGCAGGTGCTGTAAATCTTTCTATGATTGGGATAATAGCGGCTAATTCAATCACCGGAATATCTGCACTTAAGCAAAACACAAGTGCTTTAATGCATAAAATTTTTCCTGCCGGTATTTTATTAATGTGCATTAGCAAGTTTGCATTTCCGGTTGTTTTTAATCCGCAATTTTCCGAAAGCTTTATCTACTTTAATATTTATTTACTGCTGATAATCCCCAGAACGTTACTTCCTCAATCCATTTTAATGGCATTTGAAAAAAATAATTTTCTTATGTGGGTTTCAATAATAGAATTTATTCTCAACATTGTATTAAGTCTTTTATTCCTATCTCTGATTGGTTTGCCGGGTGTTGCATTAGGAACTGTAGCTGCATATATTTTTGAAAAAATAGCATTTACAATTAAACTAAAATCATTGCATATTGCCCCCAAAAATTATATTCCTCTACCTCTATTTTTTATTTATAGTGCACTGCTTATAATTACTTTTATTTTTACAACACTCCCCTATTTATAA
- the cadA gene encoding cadmium-translocating P-type ATPase: MNNTNNNLIELEVEGMTCSNCALGITKFLENKGLHNVYVNFATNEVQFTQAPVQLDMNSIISGIEKLGYHVIGEKKENKIQESEKKIKLNSLEIKLLISAVFTLPLFLSMFLPIAFLHNHYVQLALCIPVYFIGVIHFGKSGLGSLRTGIANMDVLIFVGSTAAFIYSLTGTLFNLGMDYLFYETAATIITLVLVGNYIEKRSVAKTTTAIKELTEIQPQKAKQVVYDLQDAKEKIFEIPIQEIKPDTIVLVNTGDKIPLDGIIIWGEASIDESMITGESIPVDKKIDDIVIGGTILVHGTVKVKVTSELKDTTLSKIVELVKMAQVQKPNIQKLADRISAVFVPVVLAIAILTFCVSYFAIHISLYDSILRSIAVLVIACPCAMGLATPTAVMVGLGRAAKNGILLKGSTTLENFAKTTMVVFDKTGTLTNGKFTIKNFQLYSNYNKLQVLGIIHALENHSSHPIAKSLTAFSAEGETIELKNITEKKGVGIYGTDDQNRNYNIGSSNILKADSLHIHDLYITVNDQLIAGLDIEDELKAGVKSTIDYFKNAGIKTVLLSGDTEEKCVAISKELGIDTYYARQTPEDKLKKIREYSLDNNVTMVGDGINDSPALSLAQTGVSMSNATDIAMNSAQIILLSNNLEYLAIAHKLGKMTYSTIKQNLFWAFFYNVLAIPIAAVGLLNPMVAAISMAFSDVMVIGNSLRLRGRKIR, from the coding sequence ATGAATAATACAAACAATAATTTGATTGAGTTAGAGGTAGAAGGAATGACGTGTTCCAATTGTGCTCTGGGTATTACAAAATTTTTAGAAAATAAAGGACTGCATAATGTCTACGTAAATTTTGCTACTAATGAAGTACAATTTACTCAAGCACCTGTGCAATTAGATATGAATTCTATTATTTCCGGAATTGAGAAATTAGGATATCATGTAATTGGTGAAAAAAAAGAAAATAAAATTCAGGAAAGCGAGAAAAAAATTAAGTTAAATTCTTTAGAAATAAAACTCTTAATCTCCGCTGTTTTTACATTGCCATTATTTTTATCCATGTTTCTTCCGATTGCATTTTTACATAATCATTATGTTCAACTTGCTTTATGTATTCCGGTGTATTTTATTGGGGTAATTCATTTTGGTAAAAGCGGACTAGGTTCGCTACGTACCGGAATTGCAAACATGGATGTATTAATTTTTGTGGGAAGTACTGCTGCATTTATATACAGCCTAACAGGTACCCTTTTTAATCTGGGTATGGATTATTTATTTTACGAAACTGCTGCTACTATTATCACTTTAGTGTTAGTAGGCAATTATATAGAAAAGCGCTCTGTTGCAAAAACTACTACTGCAATAAAAGAGCTTACAGAAATACAACCACAAAAAGCAAAGCAAGTAGTTTACGATTTACAAGATGCTAAAGAAAAAATATTTGAAATACCTATTCAGGAAATAAAACCGGATACAATTGTTCTTGTAAATACTGGAGATAAAATTCCATTAGATGGAATTATTATCTGGGGTGAAGCAAGTATTGATGAAAGTATGATAACCGGTGAGAGTATTCCTGTTGATAAAAAAATAGATGATATAGTTATAGGGGGTACTATTTTAGTGCATGGCACAGTCAAAGTAAAAGTTACATCCGAATTAAAAGATACTACTCTCAGTAAAATAGTAGAGCTTGTAAAAATGGCGCAAGTGCAAAAACCTAATATTCAAAAATTAGCAGATAGAATAAGTGCTGTTTTTGTTCCAGTAGTTTTAGCTATTGCTATTCTTACGTTTTGCGTTTCCTATTTTGCAATACATATTTCTTTATATGATTCAATTTTAAGAAGTATCGCAGTACTTGTAATTGCTTGCCCATGTGCTATGGGACTAGCAACTCCTACGGCCGTGATGGTTGGTTTAGGCAGGGCAGCAAAAAACGGAATTCTTTTAAAAGGCAGTACCACTTTAGAAAATTTCGCTAAAACAACTATGGTGGTTTTTGATAAAACAGGAACATTGACAAATGGAAAATTCACCATTAAAAACTTTCAACTCTACAGTAACTATAATAAACTACAGGTACTTGGAATTATTCATGCATTAGAAAATCATTCATCACATCCTATTGCAAAATCATTAACTGCTTTTAGTGCTGAAGGAGAAACAATTGAATTAAAAAATATTACGGAAAAAAAAGGTGTAGGAATATACGGAACAGATGACCAAAACAGAAATTACAACATTGGTTCTTCGAATATTTTAAAAGCAGATTCTCTCCACATTCATGATTTATATATTACTGTGAATGATCAATTAATTGCCGGTCTTGATATAGAAGATGAATTAAAAGCTGGTGTAAAATCAACGATTGATTATTTTAAAAATGCAGGAATAAAAACTGTTTTACTAAGTGGAGACACTGAAGAAAAATGTGTGGCAATTTCTAAAGAATTAGGAATTGATACTTATTACGCACGACAAACTCCCGAGGATAAATTAAAAAAAATCAGAGAATACTCATTAGATAATAATGTTACTATGGTAGGTGATGGAATTAATGACTCTCCTGCCCTTTCATTAGCGCAAACCGGCGTTTCTATGAGTAATGCAACAGATATTGCCATGAACAGTGCGCAGATAATTTTGCTCAGCAATAACCTGGAATATCTTGCCATTGCGCACAAACTCGGCAAGATGACATATTCCACAATTAAGCAAAATCTTTTTTGGGCATTCTTTTATAACGTACTTGCAATACCCATTGCTGCTGTTGGATTACTTAATCCAATGGTTGCAGCAATTTCAATGGCATTTTCAGATGTAATGGTGATTGGAAATTCATTACGTTTGCGTGGAAGAAAAATAAGGTAG
- a CDS encoding superoxide dismutase: MADAFTQKALPYGFGDLEPYIDKMTMEIHYTKHHAGYVKNLNEAVAATPELQGKTLDDIVMNIKKVPEDVRTKVRNNAGGHWNHSFFWETLTPASSKTTTNDDLRAALMSKYNDMDTFKTEFNKAATGVFGSGWAWLVKDAKGNLDIIGTPNQDNPLMDISEKQGKPLLGVDVWEHAYYLKYQNRRADYLSAYWNIINWDTVSQRFAK, encoded by the coding sequence ATGGCTGATGCCTTTACACAGAAAGCTTTGCCTTATGGTTTTGGTGATCTTGAACCTTACATTGATAAAATGACGATGGAGATTCATTACACAAAACATCATGCAGGATATGTAAAGAACTTGAATGAAGCTGTAGCGGCAACTCCGGAATTGCAAGGGAAAACACTGGATGATATTGTAATGAATATTAAAAAGGTACCTGAAGATGTACGCACCAAAGTGCGCAACAATGCAGGTGGACATTGGAATCACTCATTTTTTTGGGAGACGCTAACACCCGCTTCTTCAAAAACAACAACTAATGATGATTTGCGTGCTGCATTGATGAGTAAGTACAATGATATGGATACTTTCAAAACTGAATTTAATAAAGCAGCTACAGGAGTTTTTGGATCAGGATGGGCTTGGTTAGTAAAAGATGCCAAAGGAAATCTGGATATAATTGGAACACCAAATCAGGATAATCCGCTTATGGATATAAGTGAGAAACAAGGTAAGCCTTTACTTGGTGTTGATGTTTGGGAACATGCGTACTATTTAAAATATCAAAATAGACGTGCTGATTATTTATCTGCCTATTGGAATATAATAAATTGGGATACTGTTTCTCAAAGATTTGCAAAATAA
- a CDS encoding LON peptidase substrate-binding domain-containing protein — protein sequence MQKFLPIFPLSMVAYPGEELKLHIFEPRYKQLIRECIQEEKSFGIPVINKNEILDYGTEMIVNGISKEYLNGEVDIVITGLQAFRILDIVQVIPDKLYSGAVVSVINNVLDIHSNINNEFDQLTDELFQMLEIQNKLVEKGIISQSFKMAHYVGFNILEEFELLKHSRESVRKKIIIQHIKNILPGLRQAAAIRKRAKMNGQFHILNPPDFL from the coding sequence ATGCAAAAATTCCTTCCCATATTTCCATTATCCATGGTTGCCTATCCCGGTGAAGAATTGAAGTTGCACATTTTTGAACCTCGGTATAAGCAATTAATTAGAGAATGCATTCAGGAAGAAAAATCATTTGGAATTCCGGTAATTAATAAAAATGAAATTTTGGATTACGGTACTGAAATGATTGTAAACGGAATCAGTAAGGAATATCTAAATGGCGAAGTGGATATTGTGATTACTGGCTTGCAAGCATTTCGGATTTTAGATATAGTACAGGTGATTCCTGATAAATTATATAGCGGTGCTGTTGTAAGCGTAATTAATAATGTACTTGATATTCACAGTAATATAAATAATGAATTTGATCAACTTACGGATGAGTTATTTCAAATGTTGGAGATACAAAATAAATTGGTTGAAAAGGGAATTATATCTCAATCTTTTAAAATGGCACATTATGTTGGATTTAATATTCTTGAAGAATTTGAATTATTAAAACATAGCAGGGAATCAGTTAGAAAAAAAATTATAATACAACATATAAAAAATATATTGCCGGGTTTAAGACAAGCGGCGGCAATTAGAAAGAGAGCAAAAATGAACGGACAATTTCATATTTTAAATCCACCGGACTTCCTCTAA
- a CDS encoding VCBS repeat-containing protein, producing the protein MKRITLNFKFATYVSLAIIIAGGSSCNQVGTSATDTRGSVIIEKSREVTLDGNSGKKFDILTGKSTGIDFVNDLTENYAVNWWRYSYIYNGGGISIGDVNNDGLQDLFFTGNLVPNKLYLNKGNLQFEDVTDKCGIVTESWEFTYGSTMVDIDGDDDLDIYICNSRWDDPEKRRNRLWINNGDMTFVEKAKEFGLDDNTYSTHANFFDYDNDGDLDMYLVTHPVDFIDKNKTKYFQKIETGVNLSDHFYRNDNGKFVECHLEVGINNHGYGLSGSVADLNDDGYLDIFVTNDYAMYDFLYMNNGDGTFRDESLTNLKKTSINSMGSDIADMNNDGFQDIIVADMDMEDNYTYKTFMLSSQIESMRILINAGYGYQNRSNSLQLNNGDGTFGEISHTSGVSTTDWSWSTLFADFDNDGYKDLYISNGFLRDFHVDESETYTKVRSAVRLKDSTVFYKVRENLPLYVLSHPNFIFRNNGDLTFQDTRDDWGIYFPSISYGAGYADLDNDGDLDIIVSNVNETPWICRNNSEKDSSANNYLSFSFQGYKANTEGLGTKVKIYYGNEMQYVQHTSNRGYITSLQEDCHFGLGKVDKVDLVEVEWLDGSKQILKDVNVNQNIKLNYADASKDVKFEKHNVVEPTFVNSTKQLAIDFQSKDNNYDDFLREFLLPHKMSVLGPGVAVADVNGDGLEDFYIGGTVNTSGAIYTQASNGKFKKSNFQQTNPDDLKMEDGGALFFDADNDGDMDLYVSSGSNEYAKGEANYLDRLYMNDGKGNFTRNIQAIPDIKESSSVVIAADFDKDGDLDLFVGGRQVPGNYLASASSYILRNDNGKFVDVTSELAPELKNVGMISSALWSDYNNDGSLDLVLTGDWMPVNFFKNAGGKFVNDTQNSGLKNTDGWYQSIIGSDVDLDGDIDYIVGNFGTNRRYKNSKSLKDGSNLPLEGYLNDFDGNGTQDLILAYYQKDSLYPVKPRERLIEQLPGISTQYPNWDSYGKATLSQIFGDGPLGNAIHKQTYNFHSCVLINQGEGKFKMAYLPNETQTSVIFGMVVDDFNEDGIPDILTHGNFYNTDIEITRHDSGTGVMLLGKGDGTFAPVRSYQSGLRNDGDAKGMAVIMGANKQPLYLLANSNGPLEAFSLTKNNVKMLAFTPMDAMAEIQMKNGKTQKMELYNGSGYLSQSTKYLRITPEIVSVKVWDYAGNSKMVYPSSLASNK; encoded by the coding sequence TTGAAACGTATAACATTGAATTTTAAATTCGCAACATATGTATCTCTCGCAATTATTATTGCGGGAGGTTCCTCGTGTAATCAGGTTGGTACTAGTGCAACAGATACACGTGGTTCAGTAATTATAGAAAAATCCCGGGAAGTTACCTTAGATGGTAACTCAGGTAAAAAGTTTGATATCCTTACCGGAAAATCTACGGGAATTGATTTTGTTAATGATCTTACTGAAAATTATGCAGTGAATTGGTGGAGATATTCTTACATCTATAATGGTGGAGGAATTTCTATCGGTGATGTAAATAATGATGGATTACAAGACTTATTTTTTACCGGTAACCTTGTTCCAAACAAATTATATCTCAATAAAGGAAATCTTCAATTTGAAGATGTTACCGATAAATGTGGTATCGTAACAGAAAGTTGGGAATTTACCTACGGCTCTACAATGGTTGACATTGATGGTGATGATGATTTGGATATTTATATCTGTAACTCACGTTGGGATGATCCGGAGAAAAGAAGAAACCGTCTTTGGATTAATAATGGCGATATGACCTTTGTAGAAAAAGCCAAAGAATTTGGCTTGGATGATAACACCTATTCTACGCATGCAAACTTCTTTGACTATGATAACGATGGTGATTTAGATATGTACTTAGTAACTCACCCTGTTGATTTTATTGATAAGAACAAAACAAAGTATTTTCAAAAAATAGAAACTGGTGTTAATCTCAGCGATCATTTTTATAGAAATGATAATGGCAAATTTGTAGAATGCCATCTTGAAGTTGGTATAAATAATCATGGATATGGACTTAGTGGTTCTGTAGCCGATTTAAATGATGATGGCTATCTGGATATTTTCGTTACCAATGATTATGCGATGTATGATTTCTTATATATGAACAATGGTGATGGAACATTCCGTGATGAATCTTTGACCAACCTAAAGAAAACCAGTATAAACTCAATGGGTTCTGATATTGCTGACATGAATAATGATGGCTTCCAGGATATTATTGTGGCCGACATGGATATGGAAGATAATTACACTTACAAAACGTTCATGTTGTCAAGTCAAATTGAATCTATGCGCATACTTATTAATGCAGGTTATGGCTATCAAAATCGTTCTAACTCATTACAATTAAATAATGGTGACGGAACCTTTGGTGAAATTTCACATACTTCCGGTGTATCCACAACTGATTGGAGTTGGTCAACATTATTTGCCGATTTTGATAATGATGGTTATAAAGATTTATATATCTCCAATGGTTTCTTACGGGATTTCCATGTAGATGAATCAGAAACATATACTAAAGTAAGAAGTGCTGTACGCCTTAAAGACAGTACCGTATTTTATAAGGTGCGTGAAAATTTACCACTCTATGTATTGAGTCATCCAAACTTTATTTTCAGAAATAATGGTGATCTTACATTTCAGGATACAAGAGATGATTGGGGTATTTATTTCCCATCAATTTCTTACGGTGCAGGTTATGCAGATTTAGATAATGATGGAGATCTTGATATTATCGTGAGTAACGTAAATGAAACTCCATGGATCTGCCGCAACAATTCAGAAAAGGATAGCAGTGCTAATAATTATCTGAGCTTTTCTTTCCAGGGATATAAAGCAAACACCGAGGGCTTAGGTACCAAAGTAAAAATCTATTATGGAAATGAAATGCAATATGTGCAGCATACAAGTAATCGTGGATATATCACGAGTTTACAAGAGGATTGTCATTTTGGACTCGGCAAAGTAGATAAAGTAGATTTAGTAGAAGTAGAATGGCTGGATGGATCTAAGCAAATTTTAAAAGATGTGAATGTAAATCAAAATATAAAATTGAATTATGCAGATGCATCAAAGGATGTGAAATTTGAAAAACATAATGTTGTAGAACCGACATTTGTTAATTCAACTAAACAATTAGCAATCGATTTTCAATCGAAAGATAATAATTACGATGATTTCTTACGTGAATTTTTGCTTCCCCATAAAATGAGTGTATTAGGACCTGGAGTAGCAGTGGCAGATGTGAATGGTGACGGTCTGGAAGATTTCTATATTGGTGGTACTGTTAATACATCGGGTGCTATTTATACACAAGCAAGCAATGGCAAATTTAAAAAATCAAATTTCCAACAAACCAATCCAGATGATTTAAAAATGGAAGATGGTGGTGCATTATTTTTTGATGCAGATAATGATGGTGATATGGATTTATATGTAAGCTCGGGAAGTAATGAATATGCAAAAGGAGAGGCAAATTATCTTGACAGACTTTACATGAATGATGGCAAAGGAAACTTTACAAGAAACATTCAAGCTATACCCGATATTAAAGAAAGCAGTTCAGTAGTTATTGCTGCTGATTTTGATAAAGATGGTGATCTTGATCTATTTGTTGGTGGCAGACAAGTACCCGGCAATTACTTAGCATCAGCTTCCAGTTATATTTTGAGAAATGATAATGGGAAGTTTGTAGATGTTACAAGTGAACTAGCTCCTGAATTAAAAAATGTAGGAATGATTTCTTCTGCACTTTGGTCAGATTATAATAATGACGGGTCACTTGATTTGGTGTTGACAGGCGATTGGATGCCGGTGAACTTTTTCAAAAATGCAGGTGGAAAATTTGTGAACGACACCCAAAATTCAGGACTTAAAAACACTGATGGTTGGTATCAAAGTATCATTGGTTCAGATGTAGATTTAGATGGCGATATAGATTATATTGTTGGAAATTTTGGAACTAACCGCCGTTATAAAAATTCTAAATCATTGAAGGATGGAAGTAACTTACCTTTAGAAGGATATCTTAATGATTTTGATGGTAATGGCACTCAAGATCTAATACTCGCATATTATCAAAAAGATAGTCTATATCCTGTAAAGCCTAGGGAAAGATTAATTGAACAATTACCAGGAATCAGTACACAATATCCCAACTGGGATTCTTATGGTAAGGCTACATTATCACAAATTTTTGGAGATGGTCCACTGGGGAATGCCATACACAAACAAACCTATAATTTCCACTCTTGTGTATTAATAAATCAAGGTGAAGGAAAATTCAAAATGGCATATTTACCAAATGAAACTCAAACATCTGTAATATTCGGCATGGTGGTAGATGATTTCAATGAAGATGGTATTCCTGATATATTAACGCATGGTAATTTCTATAATACGGATATTGAAATTACAAGACATGATTCAGGAACAGGTGTTATGCTTTTAGGTAAAGGAGATGGAACATTTGCTCCTGTAAGAAGCTATCAGAGCGGATTGAGAAATGACGGTGATGCCAAAGGAATGGCAGTAATTATGGGAGCTAATAAACAACCTCTTTATTTATTAGCAAATTCCAACGGTCCGTTGGAAGCGTTTTCACTTACTAAAAATAATGTGAAGATGTTAGCTTTCACACCAATGGATGCTATGGCTGAGATTCAAATGAAAAATGGTAAAACACAAAAAATGGAGCTCTATAACGGTTCAGGATATTTGAGTCAAAGCACGAAATATTTAAGAATTACACCAGAAATAGTTTCAGTGAAAGTGTGGGATTATGCAGGAAATTCCAAAATGGTTTATCCTAGCTCACTCGCTTCGAATAAATAA